In Drosophila bipectinata strain 14024-0381.07 chromosome 2R, DbipHiC1v2, whole genome shotgun sequence, one genomic interval encodes:
- the LOC108132054 gene encoding uncharacterized protein, with protein sequence MPLKFPTIWLPVLLFSCHLMAEIPQCFRFTWIGAYENHSNIQSETCDTRVGDFNEIPCSMPLVVTPDDTVPDVKALWQNQTEDREKFLCQMSAGFSCVKFSYIFKGGIQNITYMAAKVNNTNGCFTQTYENGMQVEACVCTSRVGLIPCNGSANNGPTLVMGWALCLLGSYQLLNKYRIV encoded by the exons ATGCCACTGAAGTTTCCCACAATTTGGCTGCCTGTGCTCCTGTTTAGTTGCCATTTGATGGCGGAAA TTCCGCAATGTTTTCGTTTTACGTGGATCGGGGCCTATGAGAATCACTCAAATATTCAATCGGAAACCTGTGACACCAGAGTGGGAGACTTTAATGAGATCCCCTGTTCCATGCCTCTGGTGGTGACTC CCGATGACACAGTGCCGGATGTCAAGGCCTTGTGGCAGAACCAAACAGAAGACCGTGAAAAGTTTCTCTGCCAGATGTCTGCTGGGTTTTCTTGCGTCAAGTTCTCGTACATTTTCAAAGGTGGCA TTCAAAACATCACCTATATGGCCGCCAAGGTTAATAACACCAATGGCTGTTTCACCCAGACTTATGAGAATGGCATGCAGGTGGAGGCCTGTGTCTGCACGTCTAGAGTCGGCCTGATACCCTGTAATGGCTCGGCAAACAATGGACCAACACTTGTAATGGGCTGGGCACTGTGTTTGCTCGGCTCTTATCAATTGCTCAATAAATATCGAATAGTTTGA
- the S-Lap5 gene encoding cytosol aminopeptidase — protein MASTRMMNAFHRNVNLYRRVQVTRPVTPLAGGGPLLSQGLRPYDYHILSRGLADKCEGKSVIKGVVVGVYAKEGDKDPKMTSSGEKFDDRTSGKISELIRETGLKGELAKGKVFMNVDSEFRAVAVVGLGQEGAGFNDLEMIDEGMENARVAAGVGARSLQLQGCTEVYVDSMEYPEQAAEGSALAIWRYNSNKRKQNRTHIPKLDLYDSPDVDAWTRGLFKAESQNLARRLSDSPANQMTPTIFAQSTVDALCPCGVSVEVRTMDWIEQQHLNSFLMVAKGSCEPPVVLEVSYCGTSPEDKPILLLGKGLTYNSGGLCLRPKNCLHMYRGCMAGAAVCVAAIRAAAALSLPINITAVLPLCENMPSGMAVKPGDVVTLLNGKTMGIVDVSKAGVVVMADPLLFAQTTFKPRLVVDLATVGYGVCAGLGGAAAGMFSNSNFIAKQMEKAGGLTGDRVWRLPLWRYFKQLVTPNLTYDISNRGRGPASSCIAAAVLHELVPCVDWAHIDIRNVGMLTRHNPLPYLLKDRMTGRPTRTIIQFLYQMACPDSK, from the coding sequence ATGGCATCCACTCGCATGATGAACGCCTTCCACCGAAACGTCAACCTGTATCGCAGGGTGCAGGTCACCCGGCCGGTCACCCCCTTGGCCGGCGGTGGACCCCTGTTGAGCCAGGGTCTTCGTCCGTACGACTATCACATCCTGAGCAGGGGACTGGCGGACAAGTGCGAGGGCAAGTCAGTCATCAAGGGCGTTGTGGTGGGTGTGTATGCCAAAGAGGGTGACAAGGATCCCAAGATGACGTCCAGCGGCGAGAAGTTCGATGACCGGACCTCGGGCAAGATCTCGGAGCTGATACGCGAAACTGGACTCAAGGGCGAGCTGGCCAAGGGCAAGGTCTTCATGAATGTTGATTCCGAGTTCcgggcggtggcggtggttGGACTCGGCCAGGAGGGTGCCGGCTTCAATGACCTGGAGATGATTGACGAGGGAATGGAGAACGCCCGCGTAGCCGCTGGCGTGGGAGCTAGATCCCTGCAGCTCCAGGGCTGCACGGAGGTGTATGTGGACTCCATGGAGTACCCGGAGCAGGCGGCCGAGGGCAGTGCTCTGGCCATTTGGCgctacaacagcaacaagcgCAAACAGAACCGCACCCACATCCCCAAGCTGGATCTCTACGACTCGCCCGATGTGGATGCCTGGACGAGGGGTTTGTTCAAGGCGGAGTCCCAGAACTTGGCTCGGCGACTGAGCGACTCCCCCGCCAACCAGATGACCCCCACCATCTTTGCCCAGTCGACGGTGGACGCTTTGTGCCCGTGTGGTGTTTCTGTGGAGGTGCGCACCATGGACTGGATTGAGCAGCAGCACCTGAACTCCTTCCTGATGGTGGCCAAGGGCAGCTGTGAGCCACCCGTCGTCCTGGAGGTCAGCTACTGCGGCACGTCGCCGGAGGACAAGCCCATCCTGCTCCTGGGCAAGGGGCTGACCTACAACAGTGGAGGCCTGTGCCTGCGGCCCAAGAACTGCCTGCACATGTACCGGGGATGTATGGCCGGGGCGGCGGTGTGTGTGGCCGCCATCCGGGCAGCGGCCGCCTTGTCGCTGCCTATCAACATCACCGCCGTCCTGCCGCTGTGCGAGAACATGCCCTCCGGCATGGCCGTGAAGCCGGGCGATGTGGTCACTCTGCTGAACGGAAAGACCATGGGCATCGTGGACGTGAGCAAGGCCGGTGTGGTGGTGATGGCCGATCCGCTCCTCTTCGCCCAGACGACATTCAAGCCGCGACTGGTAGTGGACCTGGCCACCGTGGGCTATGGCGTCTGTGCCGGACTCGGGGGAGCAGCTGCCGGAATGTTCAGCAATTCGAACTTCATCGCCAAGCAGATGGAGAAGGCCGGCGGACTGACTGGCGATCGCGTTTGGCGTCTGCCCCTGTGGCGCTACTTCAAGCAGCTGGTGACCCCGAACCTAACCTACGACATCAGCAATAGGGGGCGCGGCCCGGCCTCCAGTTGTATAGCCGCTGCCGTGCTGCACGAGCTGGTGCCGTGCGTGGACTGGGCCCACATCGATATCCGGAATGTGGGCATGCTGACGCGACACAATCCGCTGCCGTACTTACTGAAGGACCGCATGACCGGGAGGCCCACTCGCACGATCATCCAGTTTCTGTACCAGATGGCCTGTCCGGACAGCAAGTGA
- the LOC108132055 gene encoding uncharacterized protein, translated as MIRKPVWRFRIRFNVKKYGKKCDCSKDGGTCECGPDCPSPQCQAKIAFKRLGTSPRNIRDHPIGCVPQFLITDAFKTPKFIPASTYRIVQPDEQIGPKAGRKEVYKNPEYYSYYRFSYYDIKTVVSNIKDEMSANKSK; from the coding sequence ATGATCCGCAAACCTGTCTGGCGTTTTAGGATCCGTTTCAACGTTAAGAAGTATGGTAAAAAATGCGATTGTTCGAAGGATGGTGGCACCTGCGAATGCGGTCCCGACTGCCCGAGTCCACAATGCCAGGCCAAGATTGCCTTCAAGCGTTTGGGCACTAGTCCCCGAAACATCCGGGATCACCCCATTGGATGTGTACCCCAGTTCTTAATCACGGATGCCTTCAAGACCCCGAAGTTTATACCGGCATCCACGTATCGAATTGTTCAGCCCGACGAACAAATCGGCCCAAAGGCGGGACGAAAGGAGGTCTACAAGAATCCGGAGTACTATAGCTATTATCGCTTTTCGTACTATGATATTAAAACTGTCGTCAGTAATATCAAAGACGAAATGTCAGCCAATAAATCGAAATAG